In Candidatus Defluviilinea proxima, a single genomic region encodes these proteins:
- a CDS encoding acetyl-CoA C-acyltransferase translates to MTNVVIIDAIRTPIGALGGTLASVRPDDMAGSVIKEIVQRNKLDPALIEEVFFGCANQAGEDNRNVARMAALLAGLPVEVAGVTVNRLCASGLNAINQAARAIKAGEGDIYIAGGVESMSRAPYSLPKAETGYSFGNLTAYDTALGWRYPNPIMKEMHGTDSMGETAENIAKERPHITREKQDAFAVRSHQRAIAAIDSGRFKQEIIPVVIPQKKGDPKIVNTDERPRRDTTMESLAKLKPAFAKEGGTVTAGNSSGLNDGASALLVMSEEKANQLSYKPLARIVASATAGVPPRVMGYGPVPATKKALERAGLQMKDIGLVELNEAFAVQSLAVIEDLSVDPEIVNVNGGAIAIGHPLGCSGARLVTTLVHEMRLRGNVKYGLATLCVGVGQGEATILETM, encoded by the coding sequence ATGACGAATGTAGTAATCATAGATGCGATTCGCACGCCGATTGGTGCCTTGGGTGGGACTCTTGCTTCGGTTCGCCCGGACGATATGGCTGGTTCCGTTATAAAAGAAATTGTCCAACGCAATAAGCTTGACCCTGCCCTCATCGAAGAAGTTTTCTTCGGTTGTGCAAACCAAGCTGGCGAAGATAATCGCAACGTGGCGCGCATGGCGGCATTGTTGGCGGGTCTGCCCGTGGAAGTGGCAGGCGTGACCGTGAATCGTCTCTGCGCTTCAGGCTTAAACGCCATCAATCAAGCCGCACGTGCGATCAAAGCCGGTGAAGGGGATATATACATCGCAGGCGGAGTTGAATCCATGAGCCGCGCACCATATTCCTTACCCAAAGCGGAAACTGGTTATTCCTTCGGAAACTTAACCGCTTATGATACAGCGTTGGGTTGGCGTTACCCAAACCCAATTATGAAAGAAATGCATGGCACGGACTCGATGGGTGAGACTGCCGAGAACATCGCAAAAGAACGTCCGCATATCACGCGCGAGAAACAGGATGCATTCGCAGTGCGGAGTCATCAACGTGCCATTGCCGCCATCGACTCGGGACGCTTCAAGCAAGAGATAATCCCTGTTGTTATTCCACAGAAAAAGGGCGATCCAAAGATCGTGAACACGGACGAACGTCCGCGGCGTGATACAACGATGGAATCGCTTGCCAAGCTCAAACCCGCTTTTGCCAAAGAAGGCGGTACGGTCACAGCGGGGAATTCATCAGGCCTGAATGACGGCGCGTCTGCATTACTTGTGATGAGCGAAGAGAAGGCGAATCAACTTAGTTACAAACCTTTAGCTCGTATCGTTGCATCCGCTACGGCAGGCGTCCCGCCACGTGTGATGGGATATGGCCCCGTCCCTGCGACAAAGAAAGCGCTTGAACGCGCTGGCTTGCAAATGAAAGATATCGGTCTTGTTGAGTTGAATGAAGCCTTCGCGGTGCAGTCCCTGGCTGTCATTGAAGATTTGAGCGTTGACCCTGAGATCGTCAATGTCAATGGCGGGGCGATTGCGATTGGGCATCCGTTGGGATGTTCGGGTGCGCGCTTGGTGACAACTCTTGTCCATGAGATGCGGTTGCGTGGCAACGTAAAATACGGACTTGCCACTTTATGCGTTGGTGTTGGCCAGGGCGAAGCGACTATCCTTGAAACGATGTGA
- a CDS encoding PadR family transcriptional regulator, producing the protein MSLKHAILGFLSYKSLNGYDLKKAFDNSVRHFWPANQSQIYRTLAQMTDEGLIEKEVIEREERLDMKIYSITKAGRTELHNWLATPLPERDVREPLLIQIFFGGKLSDEELLNLLQHEKKIAEEGLLAYQAIHQATISQPAPPDPRAFYLSMLTLEYGLKSNYALIEWLNSAIEHIETKNYSL; encoded by the coding sequence ATGTCTCTAAAACATGCCATCCTTGGCTTTCTATCTTACAAATCCCTCAACGGCTATGACCTCAAAAAAGCCTTCGATAATTCCGTGCGTCACTTCTGGCCCGCCAACCAAAGCCAGATATATCGGACGCTCGCGCAAATGACCGATGAAGGGTTAATCGAAAAAGAAGTCATCGAACGTGAAGAACGGCTTGATATGAAGATCTATTCGATCACCAAAGCAGGGCGCACCGAACTTCATAACTGGCTCGCCACCCCACTACCGGAGAGAGACGTACGTGAACCTCTCCTTATTCAGATCTTTTTCGGCGGCAAACTATCAGACGAGGAATTGCTCAACCTTTTGCAACACGAAAAAAAGATCGCCGAAGAAGGGCTGCTCGCTTACCAAGCCATTCATCAGGCAACCATATCGCAACCCGCCCCTCCTGATCCACGCGCCTTCTATCTCAGCATGCTTACCCTTGAATATGGGCTCAAAAGCAATTACGCATTAATCGAATGGCTCAACTCAGCCATCGAACACATAGAAACAAAAAATTATTCGTTATAA
- a CDS encoding CPBP family intramembrane metalloprotease produces MNKTIRNIIIVALFTAGGGWLGIWLNNITGNTQPPMQSLGVLVWLTSPALAGFLLRTFGGDGWKDSGFGLNLPSGWKWYLVAILVYPLACLLTFGLALPLKAINADGFFTQGFGAYLSAVGVVFIGSLMKNFFEEFAWRSYLTPRLDAAKIHPMLNHLIVGVLWWSWHVPYYYYFLDKAVLEGFLTTSLPVFLFIALIVMFPTAILFGELRLLSKSTWTVFLLHNVINAVSMPLVINGFIKLNSITGTIFTPTNEGIITSILLGAAGLILYQYRMKNKITTQR; encoded by the coding sequence ATGAACAAAACTATTCGTAACATCATTATTGTCGCACTTTTCACTGCGGGCGGCGGCTGGCTCGGCATCTGGCTCAACAACATCACAGGCAACACTCAGCCACCCATGCAAAGTTTGGGAGTGCTGGTCTGGCTCACCTCCCCTGCCCTTGCTGGATTTCTCCTCCGCACTTTTGGAGGAGATGGCTGGAAGGATTCTGGCTTCGGGCTGAATCTCCCCTCAGGCTGGAAGTGGTATCTGGTAGCGATTCTGGTTTATCCGCTCGCTTGTCTCTTAACCTTTGGCCTGGCTCTCCCCCTCAAAGCGATCAATGCCGACGGATTTTTCACCCAGGGTTTCGGCGCATACCTGTCCGCTGTCGGCGTTGTATTTATTGGTTCTTTGATGAAGAACTTCTTCGAAGAATTTGCCTGGAGAAGTTATCTCACACCACGGCTTGACGCGGCAAAGATCCACCCGATGTTGAACCACTTAATTGTCGGTGTTCTATGGTGGTCATGGCATGTACCCTACTATTATTACTTTCTTGATAAAGCCGTGCTCGAAGGTTTTCTAACCACAAGCCTGCCCGTTTTTCTTTTCATCGCCCTGATCGTCATGTTTCCCACTGCCATACTCTTCGGCGAATTGCGACTGTTGAGCAAATCCACATGGACAGTATTTCTCCTGCACAACGTCATCAATGCTGTAAGCATGCCGCTCGTCATCAACGGCTTCATCAAACTCAACAGCATAACAGGAACCATCTTTACACCCACCAACGAAGGGATTATCACATCCATTTTACTGGGCGCGGCAGGTCTGATTCTCTATCAATATCGAATGAAAAATAAAATCACCACACAAAGGTGA
- a CDS encoding 4Fe-4S dicluster domain-containing protein, which yields MPANGWIEVSDAYCKGCELCLSVCPQEVMELDTTRLTSKGYHPAHTFKDGCTGCAICALVCPDAAITVYREITKSVPTTVRA from the coding sequence ATGCCTGCAAACGGTTGGATCGAAGTCAGCGATGCCTACTGCAAAGGTTGCGAATTATGCCTGAGTGTATGTCCACAGGAGGTGATGGAACTGGACACAACGAGGCTTACCTCAAAGGGATACCACCCCGCGCACACGTTCAAGGACGGGTGCACGGGGTGTGCTATTTGCGCACTGGTCTGTCCCGATGCGGCAATTACCGTATATCGTGAAATAACCAAATCAGTTCCCACAACTGTAAGGGCGTAG
- the vorB gene encoding 3-methyl-2-oxobutanoate dehydrogenase subunit VorB has protein sequence MTRELWKGNEAIAEAAVRAGLEAYFGYPITPQTEILEYLSRRMPELGRAFVQAESELGAINMVYGAACTGVRVMSSSSSPGMSLMMEGMSYIAGTEIPAVLVNVMRGGPGLGNIAPAQGDYNQAVHGGGHGDYHNIVLAPASIQEAIDLTALSFDLAEKYRMICMIILDGSIGQMMEPAQMLDMRPIQRKDWDWATNGKMGKRERRVLSSIYLDPAQEEKMNLRLLSRWKTIQREEVRYKEYFLDDAEFVIVGFGTAGRVALSAVRQAREKGIKVGLLRPITVSPFPAEAIEQLVGRVSGFLVTEMNSGQMLEDVRLAVKGRVPVEFYGRMGGVVPFTEEIMHEIERITTSKLSATSNPREEWYERMVGMR, from the coding sequence ATGACACGTGAACTATGGAAAGGCAATGAAGCAATAGCCGAAGCCGCCGTCCGCGCCGGGCTGGAAGCGTACTTTGGCTACCCCATCACACCCCAAACAGAAATACTTGAATATCTCTCAAGGCGAATGCCCGAATTGGGTCGCGCATTTGTGCAGGCAGAAAGTGAACTCGGCGCGATCAACATGGTCTATGGCGCGGCATGCACGGGCGTGCGGGTCATGTCTTCCTCATCAAGCCCGGGCATGAGTTTGATGATGGAGGGCATGTCATACATTGCTGGCACAGAGATCCCAGCCGTGTTGGTCAACGTGATGCGCGGCGGACCGGGCCTCGGCAATATCGCTCCCGCACAAGGCGATTACAACCAGGCTGTGCATGGCGGCGGTCACGGTGATTACCACAACATCGTGCTTGCACCCGCATCTATTCAAGAGGCTATTGATCTCACTGCCCTTTCGTTCGATCTCGCTGAAAAATATCGGATGATCTGTATGATCATTCTCGATGGTTCCATCGGGCAAATGATGGAGCCCGCGCAGATGCTCGATATGCGACCCATCCAACGCAAGGATTGGGACTGGGCAACCAACGGCAAAATGGGAAAGCGCGAGCGCCGCGTCCTTTCTTCCATTTATCTGGATCCTGCTCAAGAAGAGAAGATGAACCTGAGGCTTTTATCCCGCTGGAAAACCATTCAGCGAGAGGAAGTTCGTTACAAGGAATATTTCCTCGATGACGCAGAATTTGTCATCGTTGGCTTTGGCACGGCGGGACGTGTGGCACTCTCCGCAGTGAGGCAGGCGCGAGAAAAAGGGATCAAGGTGGGTTTGTTGAGGCCGATCACTGTCAGCCCGTTCCCGGCCGAAGCGATTGAGCAACTGGTCGGTAGAGTGAGCGGGTTCTTAGTCACAGAGATGAATTCAGGACAAATGCTTGAAGATGTTCGTCTCGCAGTGAAGGGACGAGTCCCTGTTGAGTTTTATGGGCGCATGGGAGGCGTGGTCCCGTTCACAGAAGAGATCATGCATGAGATCGAGCGCATCACAACGAGCAAGTTAAGTGCAACAAGCAACCCGCGTGAAGAATGGTATGAACGCATGGTTGGGATGAGGTAA
- a CDS encoding 2-oxoglutarate oxidoreductase produces MATAISNNLVYERPKGFTETPTHYCPGCTHGVAHHLIAEVLQEMDLIEKTIGVAPVGCSVFAYNYFDTDFVEAPHGRAPAMATGIKHVLPDRIVFTYQGDGDLASIGMGEIVHAAGRGENLTVIFINNANFGMTGGQMAPTTLPGMKTTSSVKGRDVETQGFPIRMAEMLATLDGVSYCVRRSLHDPKNIRLAKKAIRMAFETQARGLGFSMVELLSTCPTNWGMTPVDALKFVEEQMVPAYPLGDYKVAASVAEIKI; encoded by the coding sequence ATGGCAACAGCGATTTCAAACAATCTGGTTTACGAACGCCCAAAAGGTTTTACCGAAACACCTACCCATTATTGCCCGGGTTGTACACACGGTGTAGCACATCATTTGATCGCAGAAGTCTTGCAAGAGATGGATCTGATCGAAAAGACGATCGGCGTTGCGCCGGTGGGATGCTCCGTCTTTGCATACAACTACTTCGACACAGATTTCGTTGAAGCCCCACATGGACGCGCACCCGCAATGGCAACAGGTATCAAACATGTATTGCCCGACCGCATCGTGTTCACATATCAAGGCGACGGTGACCTGGCTTCAATTGGCATGGGTGAGATCGTCCACGCGGCGGGACGCGGCGAGAACCTGACCGTGATCTTCATCAACAATGCCAACTTCGGCATGACCGGCGGACAGATGGCACCAACTACATTGCCCGGTATGAAAACCACTTCATCGGTCAAAGGCCGTGACGTGGAGACACAAGGCTTCCCCATCCGCATGGCAGAGATGCTCGCAACTCTCGATGGCGTGAGCTATTGCGTGCGCAGATCATTGCACGACCCGAAGAATATTCGTCTCGCGAAGAAAGCCATCCGTATGGCATTCGAAACACAAGCTCGCGGACTCGGCTTCTCGATGGTCGAATTGCTTTCCACATGCCCAACCAACTGGGGCATGACCCCGGTCGATGCGTTGAAATTCGTGGAAGAGCAAATGGTCCCGGCGTATCCGCTTGGCGATTACAAGGTCGCGGCAAGTGTGGCAGAGATCAAGATTTAG
- a CDS encoding 2-oxoacid:acceptor oxidoreductase family protein: protein MQKEIIIAGFGGQGVLFSGQVLAYAAMDSGKEVTWIPSYGPEMRGGTANCTVVIADHEIGSPFVKNPPLVIALNLPAFDKYEPIVAPGGTLIVNQSMIDREAKRDDINVIFVPCNEIAEEIADRKLLNMVAIGALLSALPEITIEDVGKALEGHLPARHKHLLPKNYEALKKGFEAAQRVLA, encoded by the coding sequence ATGCAAAAAGAAATTATCATCGCAGGGTTTGGTGGGCAGGGCGTTCTATTTAGCGGGCAAGTATTGGCCTATGCCGCCATGGACTCAGGCAAAGAGGTGACATGGATCCCCTCGTATGGCCCCGAGATGCGTGGCGGAACAGCTAACTGTACGGTTGTCATCGCAGATCATGAGATCGGCTCGCCTTTTGTGAAGAATCCACCGTTAGTCATCGCATTGAACTTACCCGCCTTCGACAAATACGAACCCATCGTCGCCCCCGGCGGGACATTGATCGTGAACCAATCCATGATAGACCGGGAAGCAAAGCGCGACGATATCAATGTCATCTTTGTGCCATGCAATGAGATCGCTGAAGAGATCGCTGACAGAAAATTACTCAACATGGTTGCCATAGGTGCGTTGTTATCGGCGTTGCCCGAGATCACAATCGAAGATGTGGGAAAGGCACTGGAAGGTCACTTGCCTGCAAGACACAAACACTTATTGCCCAAAAATTATGAGGCTCTGAAAAAAGGCTTTGAAGCAGCGCAGAGGGTGCTGGCGTAG
- a CDS encoding HIT family hydrolase codes for MKTKDFLGNEWDGDCMGCAISEGSASVPGGLIKRTQFFLVNQDPLIPLPGFLVVASTRHIRSISEMDDFEYDEFSKLIRDTHRAIKDVTRIESLTIVQEERSNHFHLWFFPWTQNVIERYGQPSLAKIREIMADYKTRTIDESEWKELESSITKIKDRLTGS; via the coding sequence ATGAAAACTAAGGATTTTCTTGGTAATGAATGGGACGGTGATTGTATGGGGTGCGCCATCAGTGAAGGGTCAGCTTCCGTCCCTGGAGGGCTGATCAAAAGAACACAATTTTTCTTGGTAAATCAAGATCCGCTTATCCCACTGCCAGGTTTTCTAGTGGTCGCATCCACACGACATATCCGATCCATTTCTGAAATGGACGACTTCGAATATGACGAATTCTCCAAACTCATCAGAGATACTCACCGCGCCATCAAAGATGTGACAAGGATAGAAAGCTTGACAATCGTCCAAGAGGAACGTTCCAATCATTTTCACTTATGGTTCTTTCCATGGACGCAAAACGTTATCGAACGATATGGACAGCCATCGCTTGCAAAAATCCGCGAGATCATGGCGGACTATAAAACTCGAACCATTGATGAATCAGAATGGAAGGAACTGGAAAGTTCCATCACAAAAATAAAAGACCGCCTGACAGGATCTTAA
- a CDS encoding AarF/ABC1/UbiB kinase family protein, which produces MKASQFRGRYFRILYFFAGVIARFILWELIIAKIGLRAWTRRTRAERFRREAVRFRVLALHMGGVMIKVGQFLSSRLDVLPPEVTDELANLQDEVPAVEYETIKALAEKELGASLKEKFEWFDESPLAAASLGQVHRARLRLEDEADGFRNVVVKVQRPNIALIVEVDLSALKRVGGWLMRYRPVREHADVPALLREFSETVREEIDYVREAGNAETFFENFKDDPDVHVPRVVKSLSALRVLTLEDVFAIKITDYDAITKAGIERGDVANKLLDVYLKQIFEDGFVHADPHPGNLFVTPLGADSDSPRRWQLTFVDFGMVARVPEGVRDGLREMLIGVGTKDSARVVKSYQKLGMLLPGADVKLIEQAEAQVFDRFWGMSMSELRKTDPAELKKFAHQYRDLIFSMPFQVPNDLIMLGRTVAILSGMCTGLEPNFNLWNQISPYAKKLIEKEATKGLNEWLEELGSLLQNLIALPSQASRVLSQAESGGLVVQSPQVAREVRTLSRSVDRLTGGIIFLGLLLGGVLLYNAGNMLYAQGLLAGALISLLWILFPRRN; this is translated from the coding sequence ATGAAGGCATCGCAGTTTCGTGGACGTTATTTTCGGATCTTATATTTTTTTGCGGGGGTCATTGCACGTTTCATTCTCTGGGAATTAATCATTGCCAAGATTGGCCTGCGTGCATGGACGCGCCGCACTCGTGCTGAACGTTTTCGCCGTGAGGCGGTCCGCTTTCGTGTGTTGGCGCTTCACATGGGTGGCGTGATGATCAAGGTGGGGCAATTCCTTTCTTCGCGGTTGGATGTGTTGCCTCCCGAAGTAACGGATGAGCTTGCCAACCTGCAGGATGAAGTCCCTGCGGTGGAGTATGAAACGATAAAGGCCCTGGCTGAAAAAGAATTAGGTGCATCGCTTAAGGAGAAGTTCGAGTGGTTTGACGAGAGTCCGCTTGCGGCCGCCTCATTAGGTCAGGTGCATCGAGCCAGGCTGAGGCTTGAGGATGAAGCGGATGGATTCCGAAATGTAGTCGTAAAAGTCCAGCGTCCCAATATTGCGTTGATCGTCGAAGTGGACCTATCCGCTTTAAAGCGTGTGGGCGGATGGTTGATGCGGTATCGTCCTGTGCGTGAGCATGCGGATGTGCCTGCGTTGTTACGCGAGTTTTCAGAAACAGTACGCGAAGAGATCGATTACGTGCGTGAAGCTGGCAATGCGGAGACGTTTTTCGAGAACTTCAAGGATGATCCCGATGTGCATGTGCCGCGCGTTGTGAAAAGTCTTTCGGCGTTGCGTGTGTTGACGTTGGAAGATGTGTTCGCGATCAAGATCACCGATTACGATGCGATCACGAAGGCGGGCATCGAACGCGGCGATGTGGCGAATAAATTATTGGATGTGTATCTCAAGCAGATCTTTGAGGATGGCTTCGTTCATGCCGACCCGCATCCTGGCAACCTGTTCGTGACTCCTCTCGGCGCTGATAGCGATTCACCTCGTCGCTGGCAGTTGACCTTTGTGGATTTCGGCATGGTGGCGCGTGTGCCTGAAGGTGTGCGTGATGGCTTGCGCGAGATGTTGATCGGTGTTGGCACAAAGGATTCGGCGCGGGTGGTGAAATCGTATCAAAAATTGGGAATGTTATTGCCTGGTGCAGATGTGAAGTTGATCGAGCAAGCCGAGGCGCAGGTCTTTGACCGCTTCTGGGGCATGTCGATGAGTGAGTTGCGTAAGACAGACCCCGCTGAGTTGAAAAAGTTTGCGCATCAATATCGTGACCTGATCTTCAGCATGCCGTTCCAGGTGCCAAATGATCTCATCATGTTGGGACGCACGGTTGCGATTCTTTCGGGCATGTGTACGGGCCTCGAGCCGAACTTCAATTTGTGGAATCAAATCTCACCGTACGCGAAAAAACTGATCGAAAAGGAAGCCACAAAGGGACTCAATGAGTGGCTCGAAGAATTAGGAAGTTTGTTGCAGAACCTGATCGCATTGCCGTCGCAAGCCAGCCGTGTACTATCTCAGGCCGAAAGCGGCGGACTGGTTGTGCAATCTCCGCAGGTGGCGCGTGAGGTGCGCACGTTATCCCGCTCTGTGGATAGATTGACAGGCGGAATTATTTTTCTGGGATTGTTATTGGGCGGGGTGTTGTTGTACAACGCAGGGAATATGCTCTACGCGCAAGGGTTGTTGGCGGGCGCTCTCATTTCCTTGCTTTGGATCTTGTTCCCCCGTAGAAATTAA
- a CDS encoding DUF4404 family protein, which produces MTDQKLSQLLEQLHTELERTESVDEKGRELLRHLETDIQKFIGPSEDSNDSLLERLQEAIDHFEVEHPAITAALSQVLNALNNAGI; this is translated from the coding sequence ATGACAGACCAAAAACTTAGCCAGCTTCTTGAACAACTCCACACTGAACTTGAACGCACCGAATCTGTGGATGAAAAGGGGCGTGAATTATTACGTCACCTTGAAACGGATATTCAAAAATTTATCGGCCCTTCAGAAGACTCGAACGACTCTCTTCTGGAGCGGTTGCAGGAAGCGATAGACCATTTCGAAGTGGAGCACCCTGCCATCACAGCGGCGCTCTCTCAAGTGTTGAACGCCTTGAATAACGCAGGCATTTAG
- a CDS encoding LacI family DNA-binding transcriptional regulator — translation MSKDSVKTIADIARLAGVSKSTVSRALNDSPLIGEETKAKIRSIAREHNFQINVPARQLSMKQSRTIAFVTHAYHQDFSVADLFGLEIMGGVSHGLATQGYDMLVIHVDPHDNKWARQYFDTGRVDGFILMTSTRKQSHVKVLVEVGAPFIIWGVPLPNQKYCSVNGDNFNGGKLATGHLTSLGRRKIGFIGGPDYELEVQQRFSGYKSALQEAGMEVDESLIEYGDYSDTSGAEAMKRLLEKSKDIDAVFVNSDLMAIAAMDVIREHGRRVPEDIAVVGYDDLSIAEHSNPPLTTIRQNIPLAGKVLAQNLIQFIQSGMPTNVSVPVQLIVRKSA, via the coding sequence ATGAGCAAAGACAGTGTCAAAACAATCGCGGACATCGCCAGGTTGGCTGGAGTATCCAAGTCAACAGTCTCTAGGGCGTTAAATGACAGCCCGCTCATCGGAGAAGAGACCAAGGCAAAGATCCGCTCCATCGCCCGGGAACACAACTTTCAGATCAACGTCCCGGCCCGCCAGCTGAGCATGAAGCAAAGCCGCACGATCGCTTTTGTGACCCATGCCTACCACCAGGATTTTTCGGTGGCAGACCTGTTTGGGCTGGAGATCATGGGCGGCGTATCTCATGGCCTGGCTACACAGGGATACGATATGCTTGTCATCCACGTGGACCCGCACGATAATAAATGGGCCCGCCAATATTTCGATACAGGCCGCGTAGATGGGTTCATCCTGATGACTTCCACACGCAAGCAATCGCATGTGAAAGTCCTTGTAGAAGTCGGTGCCCCATTCATCATCTGGGGCGTTCCCCTGCCCAACCAGAAGTATTGCTCTGTAAATGGAGACAATTTCAACGGTGGCAAGCTGGCAACAGGTCACCTGACCAGCCTCGGGCGAAGAAAGATCGGCTTTATCGGCGGTCCAGATTACGAGTTGGAAGTCCAACAGCGGTTCAGTGGATATAAGTCAGCCTTACAGGAAGCGGGCATGGAAGTTGATGAATCGTTGATCGAATATGGCGATTACTCTGATACATCGGGAGCAGAAGCCATGAAGCGTCTGCTTGAGAAATCAAAGGATATTGACGCAGTCTTTGTCAACAGTGACCTGATGGCCATTGCCGCAATGGACGTGATCCGCGAACACGGCAGGCGTGTGCCCGAAGATATCGCAGTGGTCGGTTACGATGACCTCTCCATTGCCGAGCATAGCAACCCGCCCCTGACGACGATACGGCAGAACATTCCGTTGGCAGGAAAAGTGCTCGCACAAAACCTGATCCAATTCATTCAATCAGGCATGCCGACCAATGTATCTGTCCCGGTGCAATTGATCGTTAGAAAATCAGCTTAA
- a CDS encoding ParB-like nuclease domain-containing protein — translation MNMYITFSTLRSSLAYKFFKLRTRAMNDAFQAKLTGSKSTLEVFPGTGQRISPSRKLVNTTNISVADIVGTFERSADFDRRFRPLKKHSLDRWVNAYMLHEQNSWSPILVHKVDGKYFVEDGHHRVSVARSIGMDFIEAKVWEYTTAQSKSANACEPATSCTEKRPSKAYAAG, via the coding sequence ATGAACATGTACATCACCTTCTCCACACTCCGCAGTTCTCTGGCTTACAAGTTCTTCAAATTGCGGACACGTGCCATGAATGACGCCTTCCAAGCGAAACTAACCGGTTCGAAATCAACTCTGGAAGTTTTTCCCGGGACCGGGCAACGCATCTCTCCAAGCCGGAAGCTGGTCAACACTACGAACATTTCCGTGGCTGACATCGTTGGCACATTCGAACGGAGTGCCGATTTTGACAGGCGCTTCCGCCCACTCAAGAAACATTCGTTAGACCGCTGGGTCAATGCCTACATGCTACACGAGCAGAACAGTTGGAGTCCAATACTTGTACATAAAGTAGATGGAAAATATTTCGTCGAAGATGGACATCATCGCGTCTCTGTAGCGCGCTCCATCGGCATGGACTTCATCGAGGCAAAGGTCTGGGAATACACCACCGCACAATCTAAATCAGCCAACGCATGTGAACCCGCAACTTCCTGCACGGAGAAACGTCCGTCCAAGGCATATGCGGCTGGCTAA